In Deltaproteobacteria bacterium, the sequence CTCCTCGCCGCGGCGGGCTGCTCGCGTTGCGGCGGCACTACGACGGCGAACGCGGCGGAGGAGCTCTTGCCCTTGCATCCCGCCGCCGCGGTCGTCACTGCGCCGCTCGGCGCCGTTGCCCGGCACCTCGCCGCGCTCATCGACCGCGCCTCGTCGCTGCCCGGCGGCGAACAGCTCGGAGAGGCGCGCCGCGTCGCCGCGGCGCAGCTCGGATTCGATCCGCTGGCCCGCGAAGGGCTGATTTCGGCCGGCTTCGATCCGGATCGCGCCGCCGCCGTGGCCTTCTTCGAGGCGCAGCCGCGCGCCGAGCTGATTGCTGCCCTCCCGGTGAGCAAGCCCGACCTGTTCCTGCAGACGATGCAGCGGCTTCTCGTCGATCGAGGTGGCTTTTCGCGCGCCGAAGGACAGTCGCAGTCCGCCACCCTCTTCGAGCGAGGCGGCACGCGGGTCGCCGTCTCCGTGGTGCGCGGATACGGCCTGTTCGCGCGCACCCGCGATCCGGCGGCCTCCATCGCGGAGGCCGGCGCCCGGCAGCCCGAGCAGAGTCTCGCGCGCGACCCGGGTCTGGCGGCCGCGCGCAATCGGCTCGGGGCGCAGGACTTCGTCGGCTGGGCCCCGGCGGGCAGCGGGATGCCGCGGCGGTACACGGCGAGGACGCTGCCCGGCGACGTGGCCGTGTCGCTGCAAGCCTCCCAGCAAGGAGCCGCCTCGCGACTGTTTGCGCAGCTTCCCGAGGCGGATGCGCGCAAGGCGCAGGCGGCGCTCCCCGGGGGCGGCGCGCCGCTGGTCGAGTTGCTGCCGGCGGATGCCCCGCTGCGGGCGCGCCTGGGCGTGGCGCCGGCGAAGCTCCTCGATTCGCTGCGCGGCGATCCGGATCTGGCGGCCGTCCTCGACCGCCTCCACGGGGCGGATGCGGAAGTGTTCGCCTCGCTCGCGCCCGGCGTGGCGGCGTCGCTCGGGGTCGCTCGCGGCGTGAACATCGGCGAGGCCATCGACTACGGATTCGATTGGCGTCGCAAGAGCCCGTTCGACACCGTCCAGCTGGTCGCGCTCGCGGAGGTGACCGACCGCCCGCGCTTGCTCAAGGCGTTCGGCCGGATCGCGAGGACCCTGCCCGATCTTGGAGCCCGCGTAGAACGAACCGGCGACGACTTCCAGGCGACCTACGCGGCTGGCAGGGGAGCACGCTTCGGCGTCCGCGAGATCGACGGCAAGCCGGTCGCATATCTGCTCGGCGGTCCTCTCCGCCCGGACGAGCTCCGGCGCACTCCGCGCTCGGCGAACCCCGAAGCAGCCGCGCTGTACGAAAGCGGCGGAGCCGCTGTGCGCGTGGATTTCGGCAAGCTCGCATCCGCGCTGCGCACGCTGCCCGACGGCGCATATGGCAGCGGGCCGCAGGCGTACGTCGCGCGCTCCATCGTCGGACAGGTGATCGAGCCGCTCCGGACCGTCCGCCTGTCGATGGCCGCCGAGTCGTTTGCCGATCGCCTCGGAGGCACGCTCGACGTCGAGCTGGTCGCTCCATGAGCGCGATCGAGCTCCGCGGCGTCACCAAGGGGTACCCTGCGCGGGAACCGGGACTTCCCGCGCAGGAGCTGCTGCGCGGCGTAGACCTGACGGTGCAGCGGGGCGAGTTCGTTGCCGTCGAAGGCCAGAGCGGGAGCGGAAAGAGCACCCTCCTGCACCTGCTCGGCGGCCTCGACCGCGAGTTCGACGGCACGGCGCACGTCCTCGGCTGCGATCTGCGCGCGGTGACCGACGCCGAGCTGGCGGCGCTCCGCCATACGCAGATCGGCTTCGTCTTCCAGAGCTTCAACCTGTTGCCGTCACTCAGCGCGTTGGAGAACGTGCTTCTGCCCGACTTCTTCGGCGACGGCGTCCCCGACGCGGAGCGGCGGGCGCGGGAGGCGCTCGAGCGGGTCGGCCTCGCGGACAAGGAACGCGCCCGCCCGGTGGCGCTCTCCGGCGGCGAACGCCAGCGGGTCGCCATCGCCCGCGCGCTGCTCGCGCGGCCGCCCTTGCTGCTCGCGGACGAGCCCACCGGAAACCTCGACGCGAAGACCGGACAGGGCGTGATCGATCTCTTCCGTCAGCTCCATCGGGAGGGGATGACGCTCCTGATCGTCACGCACGAGGCGCGCGTCTCGCACGCCGCGAACCGCGTCCTCGTGCTGCGCGAAGGCGTTCTCCAGACCGAGGGCGCCGAGTCGATGGAGACGGAATGAGGGTGGGCAAGCTCATCCGGCTGGCCCGTGGCAACCTCGTCCGTGAGCTGGGTGCGCTCGCCGTCAGCGCCGGAGGCGTCGCTCTGGGGACGGGCTGCCTGGTCTTCTTCCTCGCCTTGGGCACTGGCCTGCAGGACGTGGTCCACGACGTGTTCCCGGTGAGCACGCGGGAGGTCGAAGTGGTCGTCCCGCAACTCGCCATCGGAAGCCTGCTCGGCGAGCAGAAGATCGACGAGGCGACCGTCCGGCGCCTGCGCGCCGTCCGTGGGGTCGCTGCCGTCTATCCGAAGATGCAGCTCCGGATTCCCGCCGTGAGCCGCTACAACGGCACGTTCTTCGGGCGCGAGATGCGCGTGGGTCTGGAGGTCGTCGCGACCGGGCTGATGCCTGAGCTGGTCGGCCCCGATGCGCGCATGCCGTTCGACGACCGCGGCGAGTCGCAACCCATCCCCGTCGTCATCAACCGGCGGCTGCTGGAGCTCTACAACAAGGTCTTCGCGCCCCAACGAAACCTGCCGCGGCTGACCGACTCGATGTTGATCGGCTTCCAGCTCCCCGTCGAGCTGGGCCGCAGCTTCATGACCTCCCGCACGCTGCCGAATCCCCAGGACACTTCCATGCTGGTGGTCGGCTTCTCCGAACGGGCGACGCTGGCGGGCGTCTCGATGCCGCTTGCAGCCATCCAACGGATCAACCGCAAGTACGGCGCCGACGCCGACACGTATTCGAGCGTCCTGGTCCGCGCCCAGAACGCCGACGAAGTCACCGACCTCGCCGCCGCGGTGCGAAAGCTTGGCCTCGAGATCGACGACACCGAGCGCCGCTACGCCGTGCAGATCGGGGCCGCGGTGGAGCTCGTGACCCTTGCGCTGTCGCTGCTCGCCGCGCTGATCACCGGCCTCGCAGCGGTGAACACCATGCAGGCGTTCTATGCCAGCGTGCGCGAGAGGACGCGCGAGATCGGCGTGCTCCGCGCCGTGGGAG encodes:
- a CDS encoding ABC transporter ATP-binding protein, which produces MSAIELRGVTKGYPAREPGLPAQELLRGVDLTVQRGEFVAVEGQSGSGKSTLLHLLGGLDREFDGTAHVLGCDLRAVTDAELAALRHTQIGFVFQSFNLLPSLSALENVLLPDFFGDGVPDAERRAREALERVGLADKERARPVALSGGERQRVAIARALLARPPLLLADEPTGNLDAKTGQGVIDLFRQLHREGMTLLIVTHEARVSHAANRVLVLREGVLQTEGAESMETE
- a CDS encoding ABC transporter permease, with the translated sequence MRVGKLIRLARGNLVRELGALAVSAGGVALGTGCLVFFLALGTGLQDVVHDVFPVSTREVEVVVPQLAIGSLLGEQKIDEATVRRLRAVRGVAAVYPKMQLRIPAVSRYNGTFFGREMRVGLEVVATGLMPELVGPDARMPFDDRGESQPIPVVINRRLLELYNKVFAPQRNLPRLTDSMLIGFQLPVELGRSFMTSRTLPNPQDTSMLVVGFSERATLAGVSMPLAAIQRINRKYGADADTYSSVLVRAQNADEVTDLAAAVRKLGLEIDDTERRYAVQIGAAVELVTLALSLLAALITGLAAVNTMQAFYASVRERTREIGVLRAVGATRGDVAAVVLVEAAATGLAGGAVGVALARIAAALLDRLARTGLPDFPFKPTTFFSFQPGHVAVGLGVALLAALLGAFLPARAAARLDPAKALTES